A stretch of Microbacterium sp. LWH3-1.2 DNA encodes these proteins:
- a CDS encoding transglycosylase domain-containing protein: MKRSREVSAEDPSLPPYRRTAAGVLGGLVGLLALSVIAGVLVVAPLAPAIAISGHAAGSAVSLFDGMPSYLEIDRLMLPTTIYARDPASGQDVELTSFYDQNREPVEFDQVSLVMYDAILASEDPRYYQHGGVDIVGTTRALIKNAQGGQTQGGSSISQQYVKNVLVQRCERDAGTLYETNEAGEAVLDEDGAPVVKLSREHVLRECWKDATQADGIEGYERKLQEIRYAVQLEQKYSKNDILLGYLNIANFGGTTYGIEAAARFYFRTTAANLTLTQAATLAGIVQNPNTFRIDRPGGSIFGADGATYNKAADGSLDDVTPGTLAGLDTLLADGSITQEQYLAAGDAYSATKGRQLYVLDRMREDGRITVEQYVAAAIEPITPALQPPPTRCGSSAAPFFCQYIVNTVRLDPDYASAFGATPEDRKRSLTREGLNIYTTLDWSLQNAAQDAMHRYAPETVAGMSFGSASVSIEAGSGRILAISQNNRFTEDRDLSLTDPAYTSLVYAGDMMHGVSTGFPTGSTFKLFTLIDWLETGHTLSDSVNGTLRAIPRLRDRCEGTWVNRENHVVRNFGGTPGYVGTPMQFTAQSLNSGFLGMAEQLDLCDIEAVAARMGVTLGDGAPVNLDGAASIIGTKNIAPVALAGAFATVANNGVYCKPRAIERVVNSDGVELPVPGNRCTQAISPEVAAATAFALQGVMRPGGTGSGGNPNDGTPMMGKTGTHENIQTWLVESSTRVTTAVWVGNTTGFGDVFRSFYNGRALSTIRLPMTRDIQAAANQLYPAGGFPAPPADLVRRAAPPPRPAPAPGPAPGPAPAPDQPPDDNGNGNG, encoded by the coding sequence ATGAAGCGGTCACGAGAGGTCTCGGCAGAGGACCCGTCCCTGCCGCCCTACCGGCGCACTGCGGCCGGGGTGCTGGGCGGTCTCGTCGGACTCCTCGCGCTCAGCGTCATCGCGGGCGTGCTCGTCGTGGCGCCTCTCGCCCCGGCCATCGCCATCTCCGGACACGCGGCGGGCTCTGCCGTGTCGCTGTTCGACGGCATGCCGAGCTACCTCGAGATCGACCGCCTGATGCTGCCGACCACGATCTACGCCCGCGACCCCGCGAGCGGACAGGACGTCGAGCTGACATCCTTCTACGACCAGAATCGCGAACCCGTCGAGTTCGATCAGGTGTCGCTCGTCATGTACGACGCGATCCTGGCGTCCGAGGATCCCCGGTACTACCAGCACGGCGGGGTCGACATCGTCGGCACCACGCGCGCGCTCATCAAGAACGCCCAGGGAGGTCAGACGCAGGGGGGTTCCTCGATCAGCCAGCAGTACGTGAAGAACGTGCTGGTCCAGCGCTGCGAACGCGATGCGGGGACGCTCTACGAGACGAACGAGGCGGGTGAGGCGGTCCTCGACGAGGACGGCGCCCCTGTGGTGAAGCTGTCTCGCGAGCATGTGTTGCGGGAGTGCTGGAAGGACGCGACCCAGGCGGACGGTATCGAGGGCTACGAGCGCAAGCTCCAGGAGATCCGCTACGCCGTCCAGCTCGAGCAGAAGTACTCGAAGAACGACATCCTCCTGGGCTACCTGAACATCGCGAACTTCGGCGGCACGACCTACGGCATCGAGGCCGCGGCACGGTTCTACTTCCGCACCACTGCGGCGAACCTCACGCTGACCCAGGCGGCGACGCTCGCGGGCATCGTGCAGAACCCCAACACGTTCCGGATCGACCGGCCGGGGGGCTCGATCTTCGGAGCCGACGGGGCCACCTACAACAAGGCCGCGGACGGTTCCCTCGACGACGTCACCCCTGGTACGCTCGCGGGTCTCGACACTCTCCTCGCCGACGGCTCGATCACGCAGGAGCAGTACCTCGCGGCCGGGGACGCATACAGCGCGACCAAGGGCCGGCAGCTCTACGTCCTCGACCGGATGCGGGAAGACGGGCGGATCACCGTCGAGCAGTACGTGGCGGCGGCGATCGAGCCGATCACGCCGGCATTGCAGCCGCCGCCCACGAGGTGCGGGTCCAGCGCCGCCCCGTTCTTCTGCCAGTACATCGTGAACACCGTGCGCCTGGACCCGGACTACGCGAGCGCGTTCGGCGCGACCCCGGAAGACAGGAAGAGGTCGCTGACGCGCGAGGGCCTGAACATCTACACGACACTGGACTGGAGCCTGCAGAACGCAGCGCAGGATGCGATGCACCGCTATGCCCCGGAGACTGTGGCAGGCATGTCGTTCGGGTCGGCGTCGGTGAGCATCGAAGCGGGCTCCGGGCGCATTCTCGCGATCAGCCAGAACAACCGGTTCACAGAGGACCGCGACCTTTCGCTCACGGACCCCGCGTACACATCGCTCGTCTACGCCGGAGACATGATGCACGGGGTCTCGACGGGATTCCCGACCGGATCGACGTTCAAGCTGTTCACGCTGATCGACTGGCTCGAGACGGGGCACACGCTGTCCGACAGCGTCAACGGCACGCTGCGGGCCATCCCTCGCCTGCGCGACCGCTGCGAAGGCACCTGGGTCAACCGCGAGAACCACGTCGTGCGCAACTTCGGCGGCACTCCGGGCTACGTGGGAACGCCGATGCAGTTCACGGCACAGTCGCTCAACAGCGGCTTCCTCGGCATGGCGGAGCAGCTCGACCTCTGCGACATCGAGGCAGTCGCGGCCCGCATGGGCGTCACCCTCGGCGACGGCGCCCCCGTGAATCTCGACGGCGCCGCGTCGATCATCGGCACGAAGAACATCGCACCCGTCGCCCTGGCCGGGGCGTTCGCCACGGTGGCGAACAACGGCGTCTACTGCAAGCCGCGCGCCATCGAGCGCGTGGTGAACTCCGACGGCGTCGAGCTGCCGGTCCCCGGCAACCGGTGCACGCAGGCCATCAGCCCCGAAGTGGCGGCCGCGACGGCGTTCGCGCTGCAGGGCGTCATGCGCCCCGGCGGCACCGGGTCGGGCGGCAACCCCAACGACGGGACGCCGATGATGGGCAAGACGGGAACGCACGAGAACATCCAGACGTGGCTCGTCGAGTCGAGCACCCGCGTGACGACGGCGGTGTGGGTGGGGAACACCACCGGATTCGGTGACGTGTTCCGGTCCTTCTACAACGGCCGCGCGCTGTCGACCATCCGCCTTCCGATGACCCGGGACATTCAGGCGGCCGCCAACCAGCTCTACCCGGCCGGCGGCTTCCCCGCGCCCCCCGCCGACTTGGTACGCCGCGCCGCGCCGCCGCCCCGCCCCGCCCCCGCACCTGGCCCTGCCCCTGGCCCCGCTCCCGCCCCGGACCAGCCCCCGGACGACAACGGGAACGGAAACGGTTGA
- a CDS encoding ArsR/SmtB family transcription factor — MRADKQGCGYAVESPFVELAVEVFAMLADATRVRIVLALHDSRELSVNHLAEIVDKSPAAVSQHLAKLRLARIVSTRQEGQRVFYRLENEHASRLVADAIFQAEHSLGGTPRHHRAEKAAE, encoded by the coding sequence ATGCGTGCAGATAAGCAGGGATGCGGATACGCGGTCGAGAGCCCCTTCGTCGAGCTCGCGGTCGAGGTCTTCGCGATGCTCGCCGACGCCACCCGGGTGCGGATCGTCCTTGCGCTGCACGACTCGCGCGAGCTCTCGGTGAATCACCTCGCCGAGATCGTCGACAAGTCGCCGGCGGCCGTGTCCCAGCACCTGGCCAAGCTCCGGCTCGCCCGCATCGTCTCGACCCGCCAGGAGGGTCAGCGGGTCTTCTACCGGCTCGAGAACGAGCACGCATCGCGCCTGGTCGCCGACGCGATCTTCCAGGCCGAGCACTCGCTGGGCGGCACGCCCCGCCACCACCGGGCCGAGAAGGCCGCCGAATGA
- a CDS encoding EamA family transporter, which yields MKRRDMVLAAAVASFWGFNFVVIDWGMTGVPALLFVAIRFLVVALAVFVVPRPRTSWRTVVGVGLFMSLGQFGLLYTSMALGLQPGLAALVLQAQAVFTILIAAAVLRERPTAPQIAGVALGVVGLAIVAAGRGGDAPALAVALALAAAFSWGIGNVISRRAGSVSGRGRLGSLSLTVWSALVVPIPALMLSFVVEGPVAIVAGIAAFGWQSAVSTLYTAVLCTIIGYSIWNGLLARNPSAAVVPWVLLAPVVAMASAALLLGQIPTPAELVGGILLVGGVLITGLRRVSFRRRVTTDAATRRSVRRAVRPAVRG from the coding sequence ATGAAGAGACGCGACATGGTGCTGGCAGCAGCCGTGGCATCGTTCTGGGGATTCAACTTCGTCGTGATCGACTGGGGGATGACGGGCGTGCCGGCACTTCTCTTCGTCGCGATCCGCTTCCTGGTGGTCGCGCTTGCGGTCTTCGTCGTCCCGCGGCCCCGCACCTCCTGGCGCACGGTGGTCGGCGTCGGCCTCTTCATGAGCCTCGGGCAGTTCGGACTGCTGTACACCTCGATGGCGCTGGGGCTTCAGCCGGGTCTCGCCGCGCTCGTGCTCCAGGCGCAGGCGGTGTTCACGATCCTCATCGCGGCCGCGGTGCTGCGTGAACGCCCGACCGCGCCGCAGATCGCCGGTGTCGCACTAGGCGTCGTCGGCCTCGCCATCGTGGCCGCCGGACGAGGCGGCGATGCTCCCGCCCTCGCCGTGGCGCTGGCGCTCGCCGCGGCGTTCTCGTGGGGCATAGGCAACGTCATCTCGCGTCGCGCCGGGTCCGTCAGCGGGCGGGGCCGCTTGGGCTCCCTGTCGCTCACGGTGTGGTCGGCCCTCGTGGTGCCGATCCCCGCGCTGATGCTCTCCTTCGTCGTCGAAGGCCCGGTGGCGATCGTCGCGGGGATCGCCGCGTTCGGCTGGCAGTCTGCGGTCTCGACGCTCTACACGGCCGTGTTGTGCACGATCATCGGCTACTCGATCTGGAACGGCCTGCTCGCTCGCAATCCGTCCGCCGCGGTGGTGCCGTGGGTGCTGCTCGCGCCGGTCGTCGCGATGGCGTCGGCCGCGCTGCTGCTCGGCCAGATCCCCACTCCCGCGGAGCTCGTCGGCGGGATCCTCCTCGTCGGAGGCGTGCTCATCACAGGACTCCGCCGGGTGTCGTTCCGTCGGCGCGTGACGACGGATGCTGCCACCCGGCGATCGGTTAGAAGGGCGGTGCGCCCGGCCGTCCGCGGATGA
- a CDS encoding dihydrofolate reductase family protein — translation MQTVTVDFIISLDGYGAAEGWPGFWGMEGPEYLGWLAESPEKDDPLLMGATTYRLMSELTAGGEEGTDMLGGVQKYVFSSTLEDPLAWENSTLVREDAVPFVRRLKQDSDRPLRTLGSVALCRSLLLAGLVDRYRVGVFPVITGATGQDRIFDGYPDVRLDLVEARTFDGRIQLLEYVPTVLDRPPDM, via the coding sequence ATGCAGACCGTGACGGTCGACTTCATCATCTCGCTCGACGGCTACGGGGCCGCGGAGGGGTGGCCGGGATTCTGGGGAATGGAGGGACCCGAATACCTCGGCTGGCTCGCGGAGTCGCCAGAGAAGGACGACCCGCTGCTCATGGGCGCGACGACATATCGCCTCATGTCGGAGCTCACCGCTGGGGGCGAGGAAGGCACCGACATGCTCGGCGGGGTGCAGAAGTACGTCTTCTCATCGACTCTCGAGGATCCGCTGGCGTGGGAGAACTCCACGCTGGTCCGCGAGGACGCGGTCCCGTTCGTCCGGCGGTTGAAGCAGGATTCCGACCGCCCGCTGCGCACCCTCGGCAGCGTCGCTCTCTGCCGGTCGCTCCTGCTCGCGGGGCTCGTCGATCGGTACCGCGTCGGCGTGTTCCCGGTGATCACCGGGGCGACCGGACAGGATCGCATCTTCGACGGCTACCCCGACGTACGGCTGGATCTCGTCGAGGCCCGCACGTTCGACGGCCGCATCCAGCTGCTCGAGTACGTGCCGACGGTGCTCGACCGCCCGCCCGACATGTGA
- a CDS encoding type 1 glutamine amidotransferase domain-containing protein produces MAHVLMAVTGADAIALTDGTAHPTGFWAEELVELHRGLVAAGHTVDLATPGGARPTVDPGSLAGETADELRAYLASIDELLAHPRALADVKDGEYDAIALPGGHGPMVDLAADADLGRLLIDAVDRDAVVGVLCHGPAGLLSAVRADGSFAFAGRRLAVFTDAEEHQGGLRDASPYFVESRLRDLGAIVESGEPWSITVVADGALVSGQNPQSSVATAQRLVEVLAAR; encoded by the coding sequence ATGGCACACGTACTCATGGCGGTCACCGGCGCGGACGCCATCGCGCTCACCGACGGCACGGCCCACCCGACCGGATTCTGGGCGGAGGAGCTCGTCGAGCTGCACCGCGGGCTCGTCGCCGCTGGTCACACGGTCGACCTCGCGACGCCGGGCGGCGCCCGCCCCACCGTCGACCCCGGCAGCCTCGCCGGGGAGACCGCCGACGAACTGCGCGCGTACCTCGCGTCGATCGACGAACTGCTCGCGCACCCGCGCGCCCTCGCCGACGTGAAGGACGGTGAGTACGACGCGATCGCCCTGCCCGGCGGGCACGGCCCGATGGTGGACCTCGCCGCCGATGCCGACCTCGGCCGCCTGCTCATCGACGCGGTCGACCGCGACGCGGTCGTCGGCGTGCTGTGCCACGGTCCGGCGGGCCTCCTGAGCGCGGTTCGCGCCGACGGCTCCTTCGCGTTCGCGGGGCGCCGGCTCGCGGTCTTCACCGACGCGGAGGAGCACCAGGGCGGCCTCCGCGACGCGTCTCCGTACTTCGTCGAGTCGAGGCTGCGCGATCTCGGCGCGATCGTCGAGTCGGGTGAGCCGTGGTCGATCACCGTCGTCGCCGACGGCGCGCTCGTCAGCGGCCAGAACCCGCAATCGAGCGTGGCGACGGCACAGCGCCTCGTCGAGGTGCTCGCCGCGCGATGA
- a CDS encoding CsbD family protein codes for MGLDDDIKHNAEDMKGKVKETVGDVTDNEKLQAEGVADQASAKMKKAGDDIKDAFTDDR; via the coding sequence ATGGGTCTGGATGACGACATCAAGCACAACGCAGAAGACATGAAGGGCAAGGTGAAGGAGACGGTCGGCGACGTGACCGACAACGAGAAGCTGCAGGCCGAGGGCGTGGCCGACCAGGCCAGCGCCAAGATGAAGAAGGCCGGCGACGACATCAAGGACGCGTTCACCGACGACCGGTGA
- a CDS encoding aldo/keto reductase, translating to MKTIELSGIERPAPNVVLGLMRIQDLDDDAVRTLVRTARDAGIDFFDHADIYGRDLHGCEVRFAEAMRLSSSQRAQVTIQTKAGIVREGPYFDFSYEHIVESVEGSLRALDTDYIDILLLHRPDALVEPDEVARAFDELEAAGKVRAFGVSNHTPRQIDLLKRSVRQPIVANQIQLSITHSPTIAQGVAANMQGEEQSLTLDGGGIIDYCRLHDIAVQAWSPFQAGFFTGVFLDSPDYPELNAAIDRLARKYDVPPIAIAVAWITRHPARMQVVLGTTNPERVSGAAEGSDIPLTRAEWYELFRAAGYRVP from the coding sequence ATGAAGACCATCGAACTCAGCGGCATCGAGCGCCCCGCACCCAACGTCGTGCTCGGCCTCATGCGCATCCAGGACCTCGACGACGACGCGGTGCGCACGCTCGTCCGCACCGCGCGCGACGCCGGCATCGACTTCTTCGACCACGCCGACATCTACGGCCGCGATCTCCACGGCTGCGAGGTGCGCTTCGCCGAAGCGATGCGGCTCTCGTCTTCCCAGCGCGCCCAGGTCACGATCCAGACCAAGGCCGGCATCGTGCGCGAGGGTCCGTACTTCGACTTCTCGTACGAGCACATCGTCGAGTCGGTCGAGGGGTCGCTGCGCGCCCTCGACACCGACTACATCGACATCCTGCTGCTGCACCGGCCCGATGCGCTGGTCGAGCCCGACGAGGTCGCGCGCGCGTTCGACGAGCTCGAGGCCGCAGGCAAGGTGCGGGCGTTCGGCGTGTCGAACCACACGCCGCGCCAGATCGACCTGCTCAAGAGGTCGGTGCGCCAGCCGATCGTCGCGAATCAGATCCAGCTGTCGATCACCCACTCCCCGACCATCGCACAGGGCGTCGCGGCGAACATGCAGGGCGAGGAGCAGTCCCTCACGCTCGACGGCGGCGGAATCATCGACTACTGCCGCCTCCACGACATCGCGGTGCAGGCATGGTCGCCGTTCCAGGCGGGCTTCTTCACCGGCGTGTTCCTCGACTCGCCGGACTACCCCGAGCTCAACGCCGCGATCGACCGCCTCGCGCGGAAGTACGACGTGCCGCCGATCGCGATCGCGGTGGCATGGATCACCCGCCACCCCGCGCGCATGCAGGTCGTGCTCGGCACGACGAACCCCGAGCGGGTGAGCGGCGCCGCCGAGGGCTCCGACATCCCGCTCACGCGCGCCGAGTGGTACGAGCTGTTCCGGGCCGCCGGCTACCGCGTGCCCTGA
- a CDS encoding LysR family transcriptional regulator: MIDLEAVLSLRAVATQGSVVAAAASLGYTPSAVSQQVKRLERETGIPLLERAGRGVILTEAGTRLVVASTPILADLERLRADLQLTAGAGDRVVGEIRVAAFSTVVRGLVIPVLSDLAERHPDLSLPLRESEPWETIALVASGQRDLGVVHRWGGVALAMPDHLVSTPLFTDVADVILHRDHPLAGRTELHPEELAGETWVATFEATICRQWLRRLFDGVPNAPRIVHESMEFQNHLEFARAGRAVALVPRLGRGDLGPDLVAIPTAAPASTRDVLAVHRRSQEDSPALRTALDAFVEHARTW; the protein is encoded by the coding sequence ATGATTGACCTTGAAGCGGTGCTCTCCCTTCGCGCGGTCGCCACGCAGGGCAGCGTGGTCGCCGCGGCGGCGAGCCTCGGTTACACGCCGTCCGCGGTATCGCAGCAGGTCAAGCGTCTCGAGCGCGAGACCGGCATCCCCCTCCTCGAACGCGCGGGGCGGGGAGTGATCCTCACGGAGGCGGGCACGCGCCTCGTCGTCGCGTCCACGCCGATCCTCGCCGACCTCGAGCGCCTCCGCGCGGATCTCCAGCTCACCGCTGGGGCCGGCGATCGGGTCGTCGGCGAGATCAGGGTCGCGGCGTTCTCGACCGTCGTGCGCGGGCTGGTCATACCGGTGCTGAGCGACCTCGCCGAGCGGCACCCCGATCTCTCGCTGCCGCTGCGCGAGAGCGAGCCGTGGGAGACGATCGCGCTCGTCGCATCGGGTCAGCGCGACCTCGGCGTCGTCCACCGGTGGGGCGGGGTCGCCCTCGCGATGCCCGACCACCTCGTCTCGACGCCGTTGTTCACCGACGTCGCCGACGTCATCCTGCACCGCGACCATCCGCTCGCCGGCCGCACCGAGCTGCACCCCGAGGAGCTCGCGGGCGAGACCTGGGTCGCGACGTTCGAGGCCACCATCTGCCGGCAGTGGCTGCGGCGGCTGTTCGACGGCGTACCGAACGCACCGCGCATCGTGCACGAGTCGATGGAGTTCCAGAACCACCTCGAGTTCGCACGCGCCGGCCGGGCGGTCGCGCTGGTGCCGCGCCTCGGACGAGGTGACCTCGGACCGGACCTGGTGGCCATCCCCACCGCTGCACCGGCGTCGACGCGCGACGTGCTCGCCGTCCATCGCCGGTCGCAGGAGGATTCTCCCGCGCTGCGCACGGCGCTCGACGCGTTCGTGGAGCACGCGCGCACGTGGTGA
- a CDS encoding LysR family transcriptional regulator, translating to MQELDLLRTLLEVHRAGSITAAAARLGMSQPSVSERITRLETELGTPLFTRSARGVVPTPEGDALAARVAAPVDRLREVWAMPAVTGPAETVRIGGASDVVAARVIPALAPLTSQGLRLAFTLGLAHDLLARLADGGLDVVVSSVRTPVRGIRYRGLIDEEFVLVGAPVLARTIDRKRLAADPAGALQHLPLVAYDADLSIVRRYWRSQFGRRPANPVAITVPDLRGVLAAVVAGAGVSALPRYVAEPAIGAGTVELLHRSDEAPINTLNLAIRAAEPATPATIRVIDALVERAREWDVL from the coding sequence ATGCAAGAGCTCGATCTGCTGCGCACGCTGCTCGAAGTGCACCGCGCGGGGTCGATCACGGCAGCGGCCGCGCGGCTCGGAATGAGTCAGCCGTCCGTGAGCGAGCGGATCACCCGGCTCGAAACGGAGCTCGGGACGCCGCTGTTCACGCGCTCGGCGCGGGGAGTCGTCCCGACGCCCGAGGGCGACGCACTGGCCGCGCGGGTGGCCGCGCCCGTGGACCGGCTGCGGGAGGTCTGGGCCATGCCGGCGGTGACCGGGCCCGCCGAGACAGTTCGGATCGGCGGCGCCAGCGACGTCGTCGCAGCGCGGGTCATCCCCGCCCTCGCGCCGCTCACGAGCCAGGGCCTGCGCCTCGCGTTCACTCTGGGCCTCGCGCACGACCTGCTCGCGCGCCTTGCCGACGGCGGGCTGGACGTCGTGGTGTCATCCGTGCGGACGCCGGTGCGGGGCATCCGCTATCGCGGGCTCATCGACGAGGAGTTCGTGCTCGTCGGGGCGCCGGTGCTCGCCCGCACGATCGACCGCAAGCGTCTCGCCGCGGATCCCGCCGGCGCGCTGCAGCATCTGCCGCTCGTGGCCTACGATGCCGACCTGTCGATCGTGCGCCGGTACTGGCGCAGCCAGTTCGGCCGTCGACCCGCCAATCCCGTGGCGATCACGGTGCCCGACCTGCGGGGGGTACTGGCGGCCGTCGTAGCCGGAGCGGGCGTCTCCGCGCTGCCGCGCTATGTCGCAGAACCCGCGATCGGCGCGGGCACCGTCGAACTGCTGCACCGATCGGACGAGGCGCCGATCAACACCCTGAACCTCGCGATCCGAGCCGCTGAGCCCGCGACGCCGGCGACCATTCGAGTCATCGACGCGCTCGTCGAGCGGGCGCGCGAGTGGGATGTGCTCTGA
- a CDS encoding cation diffusion facilitator family transporter: MTTGNHAHDEGRHHAGHGHGAHDHGAHDHSHPGGLRGVLHELFLPHSHDAADSIDDAMEAHSAGIRALKISLVILLATTVLQAVVVAFSGSVALLADTVHNLSDALTAVPLWIAFVLGRRASSRRYTYGLGRAEDLAGLFIVFVVALSAVVAAWQAIDRILHPQPLDNLGWVIAAGVIGFAGNEAVAMYRIRVGKRIGSAALVTDGVHARTDGFTSLAVVLGGIGVLFGFPLADPLVGLIIAAAIFVLLIGTVRSVGRRLLDGVEPELVDRAEHAVEQVDGVERIGRVRLRWVGHRLQGDAIVIAAPGTDASLLATAAESSIRSHLRNVDDFTVTVRSTMDVGGRE; encoded by the coding sequence ATGACCACCGGTAACCACGCCCACGACGAGGGCCGGCACCACGCCGGTCACGGCCACGGCGCCCACGACCACGGCGCCCACGATCACTCCCACCCCGGCGGCCTCCGCGGTGTGCTGCACGAGCTGTTCCTACCGCACTCCCACGACGCCGCCGACTCGATCGACGATGCGATGGAGGCGCACTCCGCCGGCATCCGCGCCCTGAAGATCAGCCTGGTCATCCTGCTCGCGACGACGGTGCTTCAGGCGGTCGTCGTGGCGTTCAGCGGCTCCGTCGCCCTCCTCGCCGACACCGTCCACAACCTGTCCGACGCCCTCACGGCGGTCCCGCTGTGGATCGCGTTCGTGCTCGGTCGTCGCGCGTCCTCCCGTCGCTACACGTACGGACTGGGTCGGGCCGAAGACCTCGCGGGCCTGTTCATCGTCTTCGTCGTCGCATTGTCGGCCGTCGTCGCGGCCTGGCAGGCGATCGATCGCATCCTGCATCCGCAGCCCCTTGACAATCTCGGGTGGGTGATCGCCGCGGGCGTCATCGGATTCGCTGGCAACGAGGCGGTCGCGATGTACCGCATCCGGGTAGGCAAGCGGATCGGCTCGGCGGCGCTCGTCACCGACGGTGTCCACGCCCGCACCGACGGCTTCACGTCGTTGGCGGTCGTGCTCGGCGGCATCGGCGTGCTCTTCGGCTTCCCGCTCGCCGATCCCCTTGTCGGCCTCATCATCGCGGCCGCGATCTTCGTGCTGCTCATCGGGACTGTGCGCAGCGTGGGGCGCCGGCTCCTCGACGGCGTCGAACCCGAACTCGTCGACCGCGCCGAGCACGCCGTCGAGCAGGTCGACGGGGTCGAGCGCATCGGTCGCGTCCGCCTCCGCTGGGTCGGACACCGCCTCCAGGGCGACGCGATCGTCATCGCCGCACCGGGGACGGATGCCTCGCTCCTGGCCACTGCGGCGGAATCCAGCATCCGTTCGCACCTGCGCAACGTCGACGACTTCACGGTCACCGTCCGGTCCACGATGGACGTCGGCGGTCGCGAATAG
- a CDS encoding LysR family transcriptional regulator: MEHRQLEYLVTLAEERHFTRAAERCRVSQSGLSASIRRLEQELDAKLFERTTRSVEPTSAALALLPHAREILAQAAAGRDAVIRASHQLAGSLRVGAEQCLGAVDVNLLLERFHRRHPGVDIQFVQAGSHQLVEHVAAGDLDVAFVASADPAPAPAVAELARIPLVLLVPHGHALAERPVSRWKDLRDADFVDFRPAWALRTINDDAFHRHGVERRVRCAVDDVHTLLDLVVRGLGVAIVPQHVANKPQARGLVALPVPPGAPVWVVSTLVAGNASLAPRLLEILDEERAEAEAA, encoded by the coding sequence ATGGAGCACCGCCAGCTCGAGTACCTGGTCACGCTCGCCGAGGAGCGCCATTTCACCCGCGCCGCCGAGCGGTGCCGCGTCTCGCAGTCCGGGCTGTCGGCGTCGATCCGCCGACTCGAGCAGGAGCTCGACGCGAAGCTCTTCGAGAGGACCACCCGCTCAGTCGAGCCGACGTCCGCGGCCCTCGCGCTCCTGCCGCATGCCCGCGAGATCCTGGCTCAGGCGGCCGCCGGTCGGGACGCCGTCATCCGCGCCTCGCACCAGCTGGCCGGCTCGCTGCGCGTCGGGGCCGAGCAGTGTCTCGGTGCGGTGGACGTGAACCTGCTCCTCGAGCGCTTCCACCGCCGCCACCCCGGCGTCGACATCCAGTTCGTGCAGGCGGGGTCGCACCAGCTGGTCGAGCACGTCGCCGCCGGCGATCTCGACGTCGCGTTCGTCGCGAGCGCCGACCCCGCGCCGGCGCCCGCCGTCGCGGAGCTCGCGCGGATACCGCTCGTGCTCCTCGTCCCACACGGTCATGCGCTGGCCGAGCGCCCGGTCTCCCGCTGGAAGGACCTCCGCGACGCCGACTTCGTGGACTTCCGGCCGGCATGGGCCCTGCGCACCATCAACGACGACGCGTTCCACCGGCACGGCGTCGAGCGGCGGGTGCGCTGCGCCGTCGACGACGTCCACACCCTCCTCGACCTCGTCGTGCGCGGGCTCGGCGTCGCGATCGTTCCGCAGCATGTCGCGAACAAGCCGCAGGCGAGAGGCCTGGTCGCGCTCCCCGTCCCTCCCGGCGCTCCGGTGTGGGTCGTGTCGACCCTCGTGGCCGGCAACGCCTCGCTCGCGCCCCGTCTTCTCGAGATCCTCGACGAGGAGCGTGCCGAAGCCGAGGCAGCATGA